One Sulfurimonas sp. genomic window carries:
- a CDS encoding aldolase/citrate lyase family protein gives MLSNLEQIKSAYENRDLAALDALANPTYRMVNPRKDFRSALMLSCNNLDHLTKIDKVEADCIILNLEDGVSKEDKPFGLVLCAIFLSYHKKCDKKLVVRVNALDEGGYEEITYLNQFMPDAIRVPKVRNAQEIESVYELLDERTELHLSIETSEAWSNLASLKIDKRVTTFYLGILDLFADMKLPQSLITIENPAVTYILSHFLVTCKTIGVKPVSFVYQEFRNLDLFEKWISLEKAMGYDAKGCISPTQAELVNKKFVDEAKEIERAKNIIKLFELYKEQGVTGFEDEEFGFIDEPIYKGALAVLNKNI, from the coding sequence CGACATATAGAATGGTAAATCCTAGAAAAGATTTTCGTTCGGCTTTAATGCTTTCATGCAACAATTTAGACCATTTGACAAAAATAGATAAAGTAGAGGCTGATTGCATTATTTTAAACCTTGAAGACGGAGTAAGCAAAGAAGATAAGCCGTTCGGACTTGTTTTATGTGCTATATTTTTGTCATATCATAAAAAATGCGATAAAAAACTAGTGGTTCGAGTCAATGCGCTTGATGAGGGCGGATATGAAGAGATTACCTACCTAAATCAATTTATGCCCGATGCCATCAGGGTTCCAAAAGTTAGAAATGCACAAGAGATAGAATCTGTTTATGAGCTCCTAGATGAAAGAACTGAATTGCACCTATCAATTGAAACAAGTGAAGCTTGGAGCAATCTTGCATCACTTAAAATCGATAAAAGAGTTACTACATTTTATCTCGGTATTTTAGATCTTTTTGCAGATATGAAACTCCCGCAGAGCTTGATTACTATTGAAAACCCTGCCGTGACATATATTTTGTCACACTTTTTAGTCACATGCAAAACTATCGGTGTAAAACCCGTCTCCTTTGTATATCAGGAGTTTAGAAATTTAGATCTATTTGAGAAGTGGATATCTTTGGAAAAAGCCATGGGATATGACGCAAAAGGATGTATCTCTCCTACGCAAGCCGAGCTTGTAAATAAAAAATTTGTGGATGAAGCAAAAGAGATTGAAAGAGCAAAAAATATAATCAAACTCTTTGAACTCTACAAAGAGCAGGGCGTAACCGGTTTTGAAGATGAGGAGTTTGGTTTTATTGACGAACCGATTTATAAAGGTGCACTAGCCGTACTCAATAAAAACATTTAA
- a CDS encoding energy transducer TonB — protein MNRSYFALFVALLIHLLFLLLFWFLGTVMPEFKKPEKPKENKIKVSLKEMPKKIEPLKNMEDTPQKPLDIAPPMPKGSQLTKIVEPIKRAPVKYEPKKIEEEKSAKKEPHNLEKSQIIHQETTSKPKIEPLLPTEPYVKLPPKDKKNKSDTLDWMYEDKSEQDVKKEDSKKISGSSVNSDLKELYGDEFGKLTPGQQKYLIDNQEIMRRITQEVLNRVASVNLTRDINVNRVNIVEFYLHPNGDMTDFKFLKNSGYYVLDDTTKETIEYAYSRYPRPSEKILVRYNVYYNLARH, from the coding sequence TTGAATCGCTCATATTTTGCTCTATTTGTCGCACTTTTAATCCATCTTTTGTTTTTGCTCCTATTTTGGTTTCTTGGAACCGTTATGCCGGAGTTTAAAAAACCAGAAAAACCAAAAGAGAATAAAATCAAAGTTTCACTCAAAGAGATGCCAAAAAAAATTGAACCGCTTAAAAATATGGAAGATACTCCTCAAAAACCTTTAGATATTGCTCCGCCTATGCCAAAAGGAAGCCAACTTACAAAAATTGTAGAACCTATTAAAAGAGCACCGGTAAAATACGAACCTAAAAAAATCGAAGAGGAAAAAAGTGCTAAAAAAGAGCCGCATAATCTTGAAAAATCTCAAATAATACATCAGGAGACTACATCTAAACCTAAGATTGAGCCTCTTTTGCCGACTGAGCCGTATGTAAAATTGCCGCCGAAAGATAAAAAGAACAAAAGCGATACTCTTGACTGGATGTATGAAGATAAATCGGAACAAGATGTTAAAAAAGAGGATAGCAAAAAAATCAGCGGAAGCAGCGTAAATTCAGATTTAAAAGAGCTTTACGGAGATGAGTTTGGCAAGCTGACACCAGGGCAACAAAAATATTTAATTGACAATCAAGAAATTATGAGAAGAATTACTCAAGAGGTCTTAAACAGAGTTGCAAGTGTAAATCTTACAAGGGATATTAATGTAAACAGGGTAAATATCGTAGAGTTTTATCTTCATCCAAACGGAGATATGACGGACTTCAAATTTCTCAAAAATAGCGGATATTATGTACTTGACGATACGACAAAAGAAACTATAGAATATGCCTACAGCAGATACCCGAGACCGAGTGAAAAGATACTAGTCAGATATAATGTCTATTATAATCTGGCTAGACATTAG